In Palaemon carinicauda isolate YSFRI2023 chromosome 14, ASM3689809v2, whole genome shotgun sequence, the following proteins share a genomic window:
- the LOC137653622 gene encoding uncharacterized protein produces MGLVVKWFFKDNPVPLYQWVAGHVPMVHPGPFSERLDVEYEASEDADHKHSGLRILNPTVDMSGDYKCQASTFDLELEIPRKLVVYSKPSNVEIWTQEVGDDSVRVYCKVRDIYPEPEVTFHMMSEDESDRSKLEGVDVVKTWDDNLYHAMVEVLVKEEELDGPTHFECEVTIPHTQVLVTNKTHYEPRAKVGAGKDDMVSGSEDHSAMAVVVSLAFLAIWRF; encoded by the exons ATGGGCCTTGTCGTCAAGTGGTTCTTCAAAGACAATCCTGTGCCTCTCTATCAGTGGGTCGCTGGACACGTGCCTATG GTTCATCCTGGCCCGTTCTCTGAACGGCTTGACGTAGAGTACGAAGCTTCCGAGGACGCGGACCACAAGCACAGCGGTCTTCGCATTCTGAATCCGACGGTAGATATGTCCGGCGACTACAAATGCCAAGCGTCCACTTTCGACTTAGAACTGGAAATTCCAAGAAAACTTGTGGTTTACA GTAAACCATCCAACGTCGAGATCTGGACCCAAGAAGTTGGAGACGACAGCGTCCGTGTCTACTGTAAGGTCAGGGACATTTATCCAGAACCCGAGGTCACTTTCCATATGATGTCTGAGGATGAGAGCGACAG GTCCAAGCTAGAAGGCGTCGATGTCGTCAAGACGTGGGACGACAACCTCTACCACGCAATGGTCGAAGTCCTGGTCAAGGAGGAGGAACTCGACGGACCCACCCACTTCGAGTGTGAGGTCACCATTCCTCACACCCAAGTCTTAGTCACGAATAAAACGCATTACGAGCCGA GAGCAAAAGTTGGGGCTGGTAAGGATGATA TGGTCTCTGGCAGCGAAGATCATTCGGCTATGGCAGTTGTCGTGAGCTTAGCTTTCTTAGCAATCTGGCGATTCTAG